The genome window CAGCCTGGAGCACGACGACGCCGACTCCTGCCGCCGAAGCCAAGGTGGCGCGCCGGATCCCCGGCGCCACACGCGACGGAGCGGCATGACGGCCGCGTTGTCCCGAACTCGAACCGAGACGCATTAGTGCCCCCCAAAAAAGCGTTTCCAGAGCCGGCGGCTCCTCCGCTGTTTCACACCGCCGACAGCGATTGGTCTAACAGCCGCCCGGTCCTCCCGCCATACCTGGATTGCGGCCCGCCGTCCGGTCGGACCCGTCGCTCGGCGCGCCGTTCTGGGCGAATTCATCCGCATTCGCCCGCCTGTCCGGACTCCGGCGACAACTTCGGACATATCGGGATCCGCCGGCCCGACTCGTCCGGCCCTGTCCGTTACCTACCGGCCGCGGGCGCCGGTCGGCAGGGCTTGCCTGCGGGCGTCAAAACCCTTTCAGGGCAAGGTGATCGGTCGGTCAAAATCACCCGTTGGGCGGCATGACCGTCAGGCGAACCGGGCGGCCACGGCCAAGAACCGGTCGTCCACATCCGGGGTGGCGACCGTGACCCGGACCCCTTCGGTGCCGAACGGCCGCACCATCACCCCGGCCTGTTCGCAGGCCGCGGCGAATTCCGCCGTACGGTCACCGAGTGCCAGCCAGACGAAATTGCCCTGTGCGTCGGGAATGTCCCAACCCTGCGCCCGCAATCGGGTCGACACCCGGGTTCTTTCCGCGACGAGATCACGGACCCGGGCCTGCAATTCCTCCTCGGCCGCCAACGAGGCGACCGCGGCGACCTGGGCCGGCGTGGAGACCCCGAACGGCACCGCGCATGCCCGGGCCGCGGCAGCGACCGGGGCATTGGCGACCACGTACCCGACCCGCAGGCCGGCCAGCCCGTAGGCCTTGGAGAACGTGCGCAGCACCGCGACGTTGCCGTGGATGCGGTAGACGTCGACGCCGTCCGGCACCTCCGGATCGGTGACGAACTCGCGGTAGGCCTCGTCGAGCACCACAAGCACGTCGGTCGGCACCGCGTCGAGGAACTCCTCCAGCTCACCGCGCCGGATCGCCGGACCGGTCGGGTTGTTCGGGCTGCACAGGAAGACCAGCCGGGTCCGGTCGGTGATCGCGGCGGCCATCGCGGACAGGTCATGGCGACCGTCGGCGGTCACCGGCACGCGGACCGAGTCGGCTCCGGAGATCTGCACGAGGATCGGATAGGCCTCGAACGACCGCCACGCGTAGAGGACCTCGTCGCCGGCCGCCGCGGTCGCCTGCAACAACTGCTGGGCAACCCCGACCGAGCCGGTACCGAAGGCCAGATGCTCGGCCGGCACGTCCAACCGCTTCGTCAACGCCTCGACCAGCGCACCGGCTGTTATGTCCGGGTACCGGTTGGCACTCGTCGCGGCGTTGGCCACGACCTCGAGCACGGCCGGCAGCGGCGGGTACGGGTTCTCGTTCGACGACAACTTGAAGGCCGCACCGCCCGCGGGCATCCGGCCGGGCACGTAGCCGGGGATGCCGGTGATCGCCGGGCGCAGTCGGGGTCCGTCCACCATTGATGTCTCCCTCGCTGCGCCAACACTAGGAGGCTCGGCTGCACCGGCCCGCGGCCGCCGCATGGCACGATTCGCGCATGCGAAGTGTGCTGATCAGACTCGCCGTCAACGGCGCCGCCCTGTGGGTCGCCGCCGGCGCCGTGCACGGCATCGCCCTGGACAAGGGCCCGCACGCCGGCAACGGCACGTTCGGCCAACGGGTCACCGTCATCATCGTGGTCGCCGCGATCTTCGCGGTGGTGAACACGATTGTGAAGCCCATCGTGAAGCTGTTCTCGCTGCCGTTGTTCATCCTCACGCTGGGCCTGATCATCTTCGTGATCAACGCCCTGATGCTGCTGATCACCAGCGGCATCTGCGACGCCCTGAACGTGCCGTTCCATGTGGACGGCTTCAAACCGGCGTTGGTCGGCGGCCTGGTCGTCAGCTTCGTCTCGTGGCTGATCAACGTCCTGCTGCCGGACGACCTCGAAAGCCGCTGACCAACCCCGAGATCGCCCCGGCGCGCCCCCCATCCCGCACTTCTGCTGCCTGTCCCACCTATTCCCGCGTCCCCATAGGTGGGACAGGCAGCAGAAGTTGGTTCCTGTCGGGAGGGCGGGTGGACGTCGGTCAGTCGGCGAGCGGCAGGTAGACCCGGTCGCCGTTCGCGCGGAACTCCGCGGCCTTGGCGGCCATGCCTGCTGACACTGCGTCAGACTCCGCGATTCCCTGCTCCGCGGCGAACTTGCGGACGTCCTGGGTGATCTTCATGGAGCAGAAGTGCGGGCCGCACATCGAGCAGAAGTGCGCGGTCTTGGCGGCCTGGGCAGGCAAGGTCTGGTCGTGGAAGGACCGAGCGGTATCCGGGTCCAGGGCGAGGTTGAACTGGTCCTGCCAGCGGAAGTCGAACCGGGCCTCGGACAGTGCGTCGTCCCACGCGCTCGCACCCGGGTGGCCCTTGGCCAGGTCCGCGGCGTGCGCGGCGATCTTGTAGGTGATCACACCGGTCTTGACATCGTCGCGGTCGGGCAGGCCCAGATGCTCCTTGGGGGTGACGTAGCACAGCATCGCGGTGCCGAACCAGCCGATCATCGCCGCGCCGATCGCGGAGGTGATGTGGTCGTAGCCCGGCGCGATGTCGGTGACCAGCGGGCCGAGGGTGTAGAACGGCGCCTCGTGGCAGACCTCCAACTGGAGGTCCATGTTCTCCTTGACCTTGTTCATCGCTACGTGGCCGGGGCCCTCGATCATCACCTGGACGTCGTGCTCCCAGGCGATCTTGGTGAGCTCCCCGAGCGTGCGCAGCTCGGCGAACTGTGCCTCGTCGTTGGCGTCGTGGGTGCAGCCCGGGCGCAGGCCGTCGCCCAAGGAGAACGAGACGTCGTACTGCTTGAGGATCTCGCAGATCTCGGCGAAGTGGGTGTACAGGAACGATTCCTGGTGGTGCGCCAGGCACCACGCGGCCATGATCGATCCGCCGCGGGAGACGATCCCGGTCTTGCGCTTGGCGGTCAGCGGGACGTAGGCCAGGCGCACGCCGGCGTGCACGGTGAAGTAGTCCACACCCTGCTCGCACTGCTCGATCAGGGTGTCCCGGTAGATCTCCCAGGACAGTTCGGCGGCCTTGCCGTCGACCTTCTCCAGGGCCTGGTAGATCGGCACGGTGCCGATCGGGACCGGGGAGTTGCGGATGATCCACTCCCGGGTGGTGTGGATGTTCCGCCCGGTGGAGAGGTCCATGACCGTGTCGGCGCCCCAGCGGGTCGCCCAGGTCATCTTCTCGACCTCCTCCGCGATCGTGGAGGCCACCGCGGAGTTGCCGATGTTGGCGTTGATCTTGACCAGGAAGTTACGGCCGATGATCATCGGCTCGCTCTCCGGGTGGTTGATGTTGACCGGCAGGATCGCCCGGCCGCGGGCGATCTCCTCGCGCACGAACTCGGCCTCGACGCCCTCGCGCAGGGCGACGAACTCCATCTCCGCGGTGATCAGCCCGCGCCGGGCATAGGCAAGCTGCGTCACGGCGGTCCCGCGGGGCAGCGCCCGACGGGGCTCGCGTCCGCCGCTGAAGACGGCGTCGAGCCCGGCCAGCCCACGATCGCGGCGGGCCGCGTCCGCATAGCCGTCATCGACGGGCTGGGGGACCCGGCCCTGGTAGGCCTGCGTATCCCCGCGCTCGGCGATCCAGCGCTCGCGGAACGGCTCGAGGCCACGCTCGATGTCGGTGTCGACCCCCGGATCGGTGTAGGGGCCCGAGGTGTCGTAGAGCACCACCCGGTCGCCATTGGTAAGCGCGACCTCACGCATCGGCACCCGCAGGTCCTCGCGCGAACCCACCAGATAGGTCTTGCGGAAAGCGGCGGTCTGCTCGACACGTTCGGAAAGGGCGGTCACCATCAGCTCCCTACGCCGGAATTACCCGGTCAGGTTCAGGCGGTCGGCGGCGTCGGCAGCCGCCCTCTCAGCCCGGTCCGACCCGAGCTCCCGCGATGTGCCTCCGACACTACCCGCCATGCGCCGGCCCACCGGTCGAGCCCGCCGGCGGCCGTGGATCATTGGCGGGTGACGTACCGAATCGCGGTCGTGTGCCTGGGCAACATCTGCCGCTCCCCGATGGCGGCGGCGGTCCTGCGCAGCAAGGTTGCCGCGGCCAGGTTGGTCGACGTCGAGATCATCTCGGCCGGCACCGGCGACTGGCACGTCGGGTCGGGCGCCGACCGGCGCGCCCGCGCCGCGCTGGTGTCCCGCGGCTACCCCGACGAGCATCGGGCCCGGCAGTTCCGTTCGGGCGACTTCCCCGACGTCGACCTGGTGCTGGCCATGGACGCCGCCAACCTCCTCGATCTGCGGCGGCTCGCCCCGCCCGGCTCGGCGGCGACGATCCGGCTGTTCGACGACCCGGCCGAGGTACCCGACCCGTACTACGGCGACCGGTCGGACTTCGAGGGAGTTCTCGACCAGGTCGAGCGGGCCGCCGACACTCTGGTCGCCGAACTGCGCCGCACGGTGTCGCCGGCATGATCCCCGACGGGCTGGCCGACATCCTCGGCGCCGCGGTGACGGCAGCGAACGCGGTGAGCGGGGGCGACATCTGCCAGGCCCACCGCCTGCGGCTGGACGACGGCCGCACGGCATTCCTCAAGACCCGTCCGGGCGCCCCGCCCGACTTCTTCCACACCGAGGCCGCGGGGCTCGAGAAGCTCGGCGCGGCCGGCGGGGCACCGGTTCCTCAGGTGCTGGCGGTGACCGACGACGCACTGGTGCTGGAGTGGATCGAGCCCGGCAGGCCCACCCCGGAGGCGGCCGAGGCGTTCGGCGCCGCCCTGGCGGTCACCCATGCATGCCACCCCCCACACTTCGGCGGCGACGGGGACGGCAGCGGCAGCGGCAGCGGCCATATCGGTTCGCTTCGGATGCCCAACCGGCCGGTCGACTCGTGGCCGGAGCTGTACGCCGAGCAACGGATCGGGCCCGCGCTGAAGGCCGCGTTCGACCTCGGCCGGATCGAGGTGCGGGACGCGGCCTTTGTGAAACGGGTGACGGGGCTGCTGGATGTCCTGGCCGGCCCCGTCGAGTCGCCCGCCCTGCTGCACGGCGACCTGTGGTCAGGCAACGTGCACTGGTCGGCCGCCGGGCCGGCGTACCTGATCGACCCGGCGGTCCAGGGCGGCCACCGCGAGACCGACCTGGCGATGCTCGCGCTGTTCGGGGCACCGCATCTGGAGCGCATCGTGGCCGCCTACGACGCCGCGTTCCCGCTCGCGGAGGGCTGGCGCTCCCGGGTCGCGCTCCACCAACTGCATCCGGTCCTGGTGCACGCGGCCCTGTTCGGCGGTGGCTACGGCCAGCAGGCCGGATCGCTGGCCCGCACGGCCCTGGGCGGCCGCTGAGGCAGCATTCGGCGCCGGCGGTTAGGGTCGGCCGCAGGTGAGGTGTCCACGAGCTATCAGGAGAGCGGCATGACGATTGCGGTTGGCGACAAGATCCCCGACGTCGAGGTCAAGGTCCTCGGCGAGAGCGGTGCTCCGGAGTCGGTGAGCACCGGCGACGTCCTCGGCTCCGGCAAGGTCGTGCTGTTCGGCGTCCCGGGTGCGTTCACCCCGGGCTGCAGCAAGGCTCACCTGCCCAGCTTCGTGAAGGGCGCGGATCAGCTGGCCGGCAAGGGCGTCGACAAGGTCGTGTGCGTGGCGATCAACGACGCGTGGGTCATGGACGCGTGGGCCGAGTCGCAGGGTGCCAAGGGCAAGATCACGATGCTCGCCGACGGCAACGGCACCTTCGCCGACGCCATGGGCCTGTCCTTCGACGGCTCCGGCTTCGGTCTGGGCAAGCGCTCCCTGCGCTACGCCGCGGTCATCGAAGACGGCGTGATCTCCAAGCTCGACATCGAGGACAGCCCGTCCTCCATCTCGGTCTCGGCCTGCGAGAACGTGCTCGCCCAGCTCTGAACCCCCGACCCTCGACGGGGTGTCGCCCACTGCGGGCGGCACCCCGTTCGGCGTCAACCGGTCAGGCTTTTGCCTTACGGGCCGAGACGAGAATCGTCGACAGCCAGGGCCCGCCGTACCAGGCCTCCCAGCCCAGCGACCGGCTCTCGATCTGCTCGCAACCGAGCGTGGCCAGCTTGGCCGCGTAGTCCTTGGTGTGCCGGATGTCGGCGATCAGCACCCGCCCGCCCGGACGAGTGACCCGGACCGCCTCCTCGACGGCGGCCCGCCGCCCCTCGGCGTTGGGTATCGCGCTGATCCCCAGCCCGGAGACCACCAAGTCGTACTGGTTGCCGGGCATCCGCAGGTCGGTGATGTCGCCCTGCCGGAACTCGACGCGGTCGGACACGCCCTCCGCGTCGGCGTTGCGTCGGGCGATCTGGTCCTCCGAGCCGCCTTTGTTGCTGGTCAGAAGGCTGCGCGAGCGCCACGCGTCGATCCCGAGAACCTTGCCCGTGGTCAGCCGGGCAGCCACCAGGGTGGTTACCGCCCCGCGCCCGCAGCCCAGGTCCAGCACCTGCTCGGCCCCGGTCAGGTTGAGCTCGCCCAGGAGCTTCGACCACACCAGGAACTTCCCGCGCCGCGCGGCGTGCAGGTAGCCCAGCGCGATGATCAGCAGGATCCCGCCGGAGCCGATCAACCACCAACCCTGGGGGTCGTGCTTCGAGCCGACCCGTTGGTAGCCCATGTTGAGCAGTACGAGCGCCAACGCGGCCTGCACCGCTGGTACGACCGGGGTCTCGACCCCGTAGTTGCCGCGTCGGCCGACGCTCGTCCGGAACACGTGACCATCCTGCCGGAACGGAGCGAGAGCCCGATCCGGGGCCGACCGTGCGGCTCAGACGTGGCTGGTGAGCGCGATAGCGACGACCACCATCGCGACGAGCAGGACCACCACCGACAGCGCCAGGGCCACGTCGACCGGGCTGAACGGGCGCATCACCACCGTCCACCAGCGCAGGCCCGGCTCCTCCCGGCGTCGGCAGGGCCGGCAATTCTCGTCGTCGCAGTCGATCTCCGGGAGGGCCGGCATCGACCACAGGTCGATCTCGTCGGGCGCCTCGCTGGGCCCGGCCTGCCGGGCGATCGTGGGTCGGTCCGCCGGGCGGAACGCCGCCGGCGGCAGCCCGCCACTCGCGTTCTCGACTCGACCGGCCCGTCTCACGAACTCTCCCCAATGTCCGGCAGTGCACTGCTTCTCTAGAGGGATTAGAAAAACAACCCATGCGAGTGTCAAGGGGCGTTCAGGTACTTCGGTGCCCACTTTGCCTGGAATCTCCCCGCTCGTACCCTTTCTGCCGTGCACGAGGCGGACTCGAACCGGCCCGACGGAACCGGCACGAGCGGTCGTAAGCCGCTCAAGTACCGCCGGATCGCCGACGACCTGCGCGGCGGCATCCGGCGGGGCGACTACGAGCCCGGGCGGCCGCTGCCCGGTGAGAACGACCTGATGGCGCGGTACAAGGTCGCCCGGATGACAGTGCGGCAGGCCTTGGCCGAACTGCAGCGGGAGGGCCTGGCGATCGCCCGGCGCGGCTCCGGGGTCTACGTCAGCAACCTGCGCCCGATCGTCCGCGACGAGCTCGGCTGGCTGGCCACAATGCCCTGGCTGCGGGGCGAGGCGGCCTGGAATGAGCAGGCCGCGAGCACAGAACTGCAGGTGGAAGGCCTGGGGGTCCGGCTGGACCGGGCCACCGAGGCCGTGGCCGAGGCCCTGGAGCTACCGCCGGGCGCGGAGGTCTGGGCCCGGTCCGGCCGATCCACGCTGGAGGGCCGGACGGTGGCGCTGACCGTCTCCTGGCTGCCCCGGGCGCTGGTCGAGGGGACGCGCGCCACCGCGCCCGACCCCGGCCCGGGCGGCGTCTACGGCTGCCTGGCCGCGCTCGGGCTCTCGCCCACGAACTTCCGGGAGGACGTCCGGGCGAGGCCGGCGATCCCGGTGGAGGCCGAGCAGCTGGGGTTGTCGGCCGGGGCGCCGGTGCTGGTCGTCCGGAGGCTGGCCCGGGCCGGTGCTCGCCCGGTGGAGCTGAGCGAGGCCGTCCTCGACGCGTCTGTGCACGTGCTGCGCTACGAACTGCCCGCCGGCTCGGAGCCGACCCTCAGCCGAGTCTGACCCGCAGCATCCGGACAGCCCCGCTCCGCGTATGAGAGTGCCCCCGCCCGCGTATGAGAGAGCCCCGCCCGATCATCGATGATCGGGCGACGGCCCGCCTCTCGCAGCCGTCCGGTGGCTGGGGCAGAGTGGAGCCATGGCACCGGACGCCCCCGCGAGCACTGCCGTCCCCGACGCCTGCCTGGTCGCCCACGGCGCCCCGGACACCGCCTCGCCACAGACGCGCAGCCTGATCCTCGTCTACGCCGGGCAGATCTCCCGGCACCTCGCGACGTTCGCGGCGGCCTGCGACTACCGGGTCAGCGTCGTCGAACCGGACGCCGCGTTGGCCGCCGAGGCCGTGAGCTGGGCCGGGCAGGTGCTGTCCACGGTCGGCGCCGCGGCCGGCGACACCGGCACCGACGTGGTGGTCACCGACCATCACCGCGACGACCTCGGGATCGTGCTGCGCGACGCGTTGGCGGCGCCGGCGCGCTGGGTCGGGGTCGTCGGTAACCCGCGGCAAGTCGGTCCGCACGTCGCGATGCTCACCGAGCTCGGGGTCGCACCGGAGGAGATCGCCCGGGTGCACCGGCCGATCGGGCTGAACATCGGCTCGCGGTCCCCGGCCGAGGTCGCGTTGTCCACGCTGGCCGGGCTGCTGGCCGATCGCACGGGCCGACCCGGCGGTTTCGACTTCGCTGTCTGACCGGGTTCGCCCGGACTCGTCCGGGCCCCGGGGTGCCGATT of Sporichthyaceae bacterium contains these proteins:
- the hisC gene encoding histidinol-phosphate transaminase; this encodes MVDGPRLRPAITGIPGYVPGRMPAGGAAFKLSSNENPYPPLPAVLEVVANAATSANRYPDITAGALVEALTKRLDVPAEHLAFGTGSVGVAQQLLQATAAAGDEVLYAWRSFEAYPILVQISGADSVRVPVTADGRHDLSAMAAAITDRTRLVFLCSPNNPTGPAIRRGELEEFLDAVPTDVLVVLDEAYREFVTDPEVPDGVDVYRIHGNVAVLRTFSKAYGLAGLRVGYVVANAPVAAAARACAVPFGVSTPAQVAAVASLAAEEELQARVRDLVAERTRVSTRLRAQGWDIPDAQGNFVWLALGDRTAEFAAACEQAGVMVRPFGTEGVRVTVATPDVDDRFLAVAARFA
- a CDS encoding phage holin family protein, encoding MRSVLIRLAVNGAALWVAAGAVHGIALDKGPHAGNGTFGQRVTVIIVVAAIFAVVNTIVKPIVKLFSLPLFILTLGLIIFVINALMLLITSGICDALNVPFHVDGFKPALVGGLVVSFVSWLINVLLPDDLESR
- the thiC gene encoding phosphomethylpyrimidine synthase ThiC is translated as MTALSERVEQTAAFRKTYLVGSREDLRVPMREVALTNGDRVVLYDTSGPYTDPGVDTDIERGLEPFRERWIAERGDTQAYQGRVPQPVDDGYADAARRDRGLAGLDAVFSGGREPRRALPRGTAVTQLAYARRGLITAEMEFVALREGVEAEFVREEIARGRAILPVNINHPESEPMIIGRNFLVKINANIGNSAVASTIAEEVEKMTWATRWGADTVMDLSTGRNIHTTREWIIRNSPVPIGTVPIYQALEKVDGKAAELSWEIYRDTLIEQCEQGVDYFTVHAGVRLAYVPLTAKRKTGIVSRGGSIMAAWCLAHHQESFLYTHFAEICEILKQYDVSFSLGDGLRPGCTHDANDEAQFAELRTLGELTKIAWEHDVQVMIEGPGHVAMNKVKENMDLQLEVCHEAPFYTLGPLVTDIAPGYDHITSAIGAAMIGWFGTAMLCYVTPKEHLGLPDRDDVKTGVITYKIAAHAADLAKGHPGASAWDDALSEARFDFRWQDQFNLALDPDTARSFHDQTLPAQAAKTAHFCSMCGPHFCSMKITQDVRKFAAEQGIAESDAVSAGMAAKAAEFRANGDRVYLPLAD
- a CDS encoding low molecular weight protein-tyrosine-phosphatase, whose protein sequence is MTYRIAVVCLGNICRSPMAAAVLRSKVAAARLVDVEIISAGTGDWHVGSGADRRARAALVSRGYPDEHRARQFRSGDFPDVDLVLAMDAANLLDLRRLAPPGSAATIRLFDDPAEVPDPYYGDRSDFEGVLDQVERAADTLVAELRRTVSPA
- a CDS encoding fructosamine kinase family protein, with protein sequence MIPDGLADILGAAVTAANAVSGGDICQAHRLRLDDGRTAFLKTRPGAPPDFFHTEAAGLEKLGAAGGAPVPQVLAVTDDALVLEWIEPGRPTPEAAEAFGAALAVTHACHPPHFGGDGDGSGSGSGHIGSLRMPNRPVDSWPELYAEQRIGPALKAAFDLGRIEVRDAAFVKRVTGLLDVLAGPVESPALLHGDLWSGNVHWSAAGPAYLIDPAVQGGHRETDLAMLALFGAPHLERIVAAYDAAFPLAEGWRSRVALHQLHPVLVHAALFGGGYGQQAGSLARTALGGR
- a CDS encoding peroxiredoxin, with translation MTIAVGDKIPDVEVKVLGESGAPESVSTGDVLGSGKVVLFGVPGAFTPGCSKAHLPSFVKGADQLAGKGVDKVVCVAINDAWVMDAWAESQGAKGKITMLADGNGTFADAMGLSFDGSGFGLGKRSLRYAAVIEDGVISKLDIEDSPSSISVSACENVLAQL
- a CDS encoding class I SAM-dependent methyltransferase, which produces MFRTSVGRRGNYGVETPVVPAVQAALALVLLNMGYQRVGSKHDPQGWWLIGSGGILLIIALGYLHAARRGKFLVWSKLLGELNLTGAEQVLDLGCGRGAVTTLVAARLTTGKVLGIDAWRSRSLLTSNKGGSEDQIARRNADAEGVSDRVEFRQGDITDLRMPGNQYDLVVSGLGISAIPNAEGRRAAVEEAVRVTRPGGRVLIADIRHTKDYAAKLATLGCEQIESRSLGWEAWYGGPWLSTILVSARKAKA
- a CDS encoding GntR family transcriptional regulator; the protein is MHEADSNRPDGTGTSGRKPLKYRRIADDLRGGIRRGDYEPGRPLPGENDLMARYKVARMTVRQALAELQREGLAIARRGSGVYVSNLRPIVRDELGWLATMPWLRGEAAWNEQAASTELQVEGLGVRLDRATEAVAEALELPPGAEVWARSGRSTLEGRTVALTVSWLPRALVEGTRATAPDPGPGGVYGCLAALGLSPTNFREDVRARPAIPVEAEQLGLSAGAPVLVVRRLARAGARPVELSEAVLDASVHVLRYELPAGSEPTLSRV
- a CDS encoding XdhC family protein → MAPDAPASTAVPDACLVAHGAPDTASPQTRSLILVYAGQISRHLATFAAACDYRVSVVEPDAALAAEAVSWAGQVLSTVGAAAGDTGTDVVVTDHHRDDLGIVLRDALAAPARWVGVVGNPRQVGPHVAMLTELGVAPEEIARVHRPIGLNIGSRSPAEVALSTLAGLLADRTGRPGGFDFAV